The sequence GTGGATGCGGCGAGATATTTGAATTTGGCGCCGGTGAAGGTATGCGGTCCCTGGCAGCCGTCGAGCGGATGGCAGCCGCCGTTCTGCATCCGCAGGAGCTCGGTCTTGCCTTCGTCGAATTCGTGATTGCCGACCGAGCTGATCGCAAGCCCCATCATCGAGAGCGACTCGATCGAAGGTTCGTCGTGAAACATCGCCGACAGGAACGGGCTCGCGCCGATCAGATCGCCGGCGGCGACGAAGATCGTGTTCCTGTGTCCCTCGCGCAGCTGCTTCACCAGCGTCGCCATATATTCGGCGCCGCCGGCGGCGACCATGACCTTCTTGGCTTTGTCCTCGGGATCTCCGATACGGATTCCGCCCGGCGGCGGACGCAAATTGCCGTGGAAATCGTTGATTGCGAGGATGCGCAGCTCGACCGGCGCGGCGGTCTGGGCCGAGGCGGGCAGGGCAAAGATCAGCGCGAAGACGGCAAGGGCGGATCGGTATCGCATGGAGAGAGAGTAGCCACTCCGCGCGAAGATTTCACGAAGCATTGTCGTGAACGCCTGACGCTTCCTTCCTTCGCCCTGTGGGAGAAGGTGGCGCGAAGCGCCGGATGAGGGGTTGTTTCCGCGAATTGCGACGGGGATGTCGTAGGGTGGGCAAAGCGAAGCGTGCCCACCTTCTATCGCAATTTGGTAGGTGGTGGGCACGGCGCAAGTGCGCCTTTGCCCACCCTACGATGCCCGGTCTTGCGGATAGAGACCACTCACCTTTTCTTCCTGTTCGCAAACGCATTGAACGCCGCCACCGCTTCGTCCGACTTCAGCCGCTCGCCGAACAGATGGCCTTCCTGGTCGATGCGGCGGGTGAGTTCTTCCGGCGGGGTGCGCAGCAGTTTGCGCGAGGTTGCAACGGCCTCGGCCGGTAGCCGGCAGATCTCGCGTGCCACTTTGCGCGCCTCGACCTCGGTGTGTCCCGGTGAGACCACGGTGTTGACGAAGCCCGCGGCGTGCGCCTCGGCGGCGGTGAAGGTTCGCCCCATGATCAGCATTGCGAAGGCGCGCTGGTAGCCCATCGTATTGGGCATCAAGAGGCTCGCGGCGCCGACCGGAACGAGGCCGAGATGGATGTAAGGCGCCGAGAAGGTCGCAGCGTTCGAGGCGAGCACATAGTCGCAGTGGAACAGCATCACCGTGCCCATGCCGATCGAGGCGCCGTCCACGGCCGCGATGATCGGCTTGGCATTGAGGGCCAGCGAATAGAGAAATTTGGCCCCTTCCGACAGCGTCTCGGGGCGCGAGGTGTCGGCATTCAGGAAATCGTCGATGTCGTCGCCGGCGGTGAACACGCCGGAGCCGCCGGTAATGATCATGCAGCGGATGTCGGGGTTGTTCTGCGCGGTGTCGATCGCACGGCTCATCTCCCGATACATGTCCTGCGTGATCGCGTTCTTCTTGCCCGGTCGGCGCAGGGTGATTACGCGCGTTCCACGCTCTTCGGTGACGACGATATTGCCGTTCGGCATGCGAGCTCCCTGCGATCGCCGCGGCGCTTGCCTCTGGCGTGTCTCACGAAGCGCCAGCCTACATCATCTTGCAGCCCTGCCAATGCGCCGGTTCGGCTTTTCGATGCCGATCCTGTGACGGCCGGCCGTATCGCTCGTCACGTGCTATTGCGCATTGCAACAAATGGCTACAATGTTTCATTTGAAAAACCGGGGGTTGTGGGGCACGATCGGGCTCGGCGCCATTTGCTTTCAGCGATTGCTCCATTGATATGATTGCCGCAACGCGCATTGACGAATCCTCGCTGCACTATCGCGGCTGGCGCGTCGTGCTGGCCTGTTTCATAATGGCCTTCTTCATGTTCGGCTTCGGCCTCTATGGCCAGGGCGTCTATCTGGCCGAGCTGCAGCGCGTCCATGGCTGGCCGGGCACGCTGGTCTCCGCGGCCAGCACGTTCTCATTCCTTCTCACCTCCGTCCTCGTCATCTTCACCGACGTCCTGCTCGCCCGCATCGGGCTGCGCGCACTGATCCTCTGCGGCCTTTCTGCACTCGGCACTTCGACCGTGCTGCTGGCGCTGATGCAGACGCCCTGGCAGCTTTATCTCGCTTATGCGCTGATGTCGGTCGGCTGGACCGGCATGGGCACCGTGGTTATCGCAACCGTGCTGAACTCCTGGTTCGAGCAGCGCCGTGGCCTCGCGCTCAGCCTCGCCTTCAACGGTGCGACCTGCGGTGGCATCATCCTGGTCCCGCTGCTGCTGTCGCTCACCGGCAGCATCGGTTTCCGGTCCGCGATGCTGGCTGCCACGCTCGCCATGATGGTGCTGGTGCTGCCTGTGGTCGTGACGTTCATCGGCTGGCCCGCGGGGACGTTGCCTTCTTCGGGCGGACGTGCCCCCGGCGCGGCTGCGCCGGTTCACTCGCGCAAGGCGCTGCTCGCCAATGCGGCATTCTGGACCATGGTGTTGCCGATCGCGATCGCGCTGCTGGCGCAGATGGGCTTCATTATCCACCAGGTGGCGTTTCTCGAGCCGCTGATCGGGCGCGCGAGTGCCGGCCTTGCCGTGACCCTCATGGCAGCGATGGCGATCGTCGGCCGCCTGTCGCTCGGCCTGTTCGTCGACCGGCTCGATCCCAGGCTCGCCTGCGCGGCGTCGATGACGAGCCAGGCTGCCGCGCTGTTCGTGGCCCTGCAAAGCACGAGCCCGACCGTGCTGCTGGCCTGCTGTGCTGTCTACGGCTTCTCGATCGGCAACATGATCACGTTTCCGCCTCTGATCATCCAGCGCGAGATCGGCTCTTCCGCCTTTGCTGCCGCGATGGGCCTGGGCACCTCGATCAGCGGCATCGTCAGCGCCTTCGGCCCCGGCATCGTCGGCCTGGTGCGCAGCTTCACCGGCAACTACACGACGGCGTTCGCGCTGTGCGTGGTGCTCGATCTCGTCGCCGCGGGCGTGGTGCTGTGGCGGCCGGGGAGAAGGGCGGAGATTGCGGCTTCGTAGCTGGGCTGAGCGAAGTGCCAACGCGGGAGCCGCAGTGTAGTTGGTGTGTCCCACACACTCGGTGTCATCGTCCGCGAAGGCGGACGATCCAGTACTCCGAGACGTTCAAAGTGATCGCGAAGCCGCGGCGTACTGGATTCCCCGCCTTTGCGGGGAATGACAGTGGAGAGCGGGCGCGCAGGGGTGATGACGGACCGGCCGTGTCCCTATCCCAACAGCACCGCGTCCGCCGCCGCAACCGACTCCGCGCTCTCGGTCACCGTGCGTTCGAGCGCTCCTGCCTGCACCGTGATGTTCTCGGCGAAGAAGCGCGCGAGCGAGACGTAGCGCGCGGCATCCGTCGCGCCCTCGGCCTTGGCGGCGAGCGCCTCGGAGGCCAGCATGCAGCCGCCGAGCGTTGCGCCGAATTGCTGGAGATACGGCGTCGCGCCGGCGAGCGCCTCGTTCGGTGCGGAAGCAACGCGCTCGAGCAGCCATTTGCTGGTGCGCGTCAACGCTTCCAGCGCCTCGCGCAGCTTCGTGCCCGTGGTGCCGAAGGCGGGATCGTTGGAGGCTTCCACCTGCTTGACGGTCGCCGAGAGCTCGTCGAGCAGTGTCCACACCGACGCGCCGCCATTGGCAGCTAACTTGCGCGTGACGAGATCGATCGCCTGGATGCCGTTGGTGCCTTCGTAGATCGCGGTGATGCGGGCATCGCGATAATGCTGCGCGGCGCCGGTCTCCTCGATGAAGCCCATGCCGCCATGCACCTGCACGCCGAGATAGGCGACCTCGTTGCCGATGTCGGTGGAATAGCCCTTTGCGATCGGCGTCAGCAGCGCCGCGCGCGCGGCCGCGTCGTTCCGCACCTTGGCGTCCTTGGCGCGGGTGGAGACGTCGATCGCGACCGCGGTCGCATAGCAGATGGTGCGCGCCGCTGCGGTCTGCGCCCGCATCCGCATCAGCATGCGCTTGACGTCGGGATGGACGAAGATCGCATCCGAGCCGTCGCCCTTCTTGCCCACGGCGCGGCCCTGCTTGCGCTCCTGGGCGTAGGACAGCGCCTGCTGATAGGCGCGATCGGCGACGCCGACGCCTTCCAGGCCGACGCCGAGGCGGGCCTGGTTCATCATCGTGAACATGCAGCGCATACCCTGGTTCTCTTCGCCGATCAAAAAGCCGATGGCGCCGCCATGATCGCCCATGGTCATGGTGCAGGTCGGCGAAGCATGCATGCCGAGCTTGTGCTCGACGCCGCTGGCATAGATGTCGTTGCGCTGGCCCAGCGAGCCGTCTGCATTGACCATGAATTTCGGCACGAGGAACAGCGAGATCCCCTTGGTGCCGACGGGCGCGTCCGGCAGGCGCGCCAGCACGAAGTGCACGATGTTGTCGGTCATGTCGTGCTCGCCATAGGTGATGAAGATCTTCGTCCCCTTGATGCGATAGGTGCCGTCGGCCTGCTTCTCGGCGCGGGTGCGCAGCGCGCCGACATCGGAGCCGGCCTGCGGCTCGGTGAGCTGCATCGTGCCGGTCCATTCGCCGGAGACGAGCTTTTCGAGATAGATTGTCTTCAGCTCGTCGCTGCCATGCGCTTCCAGCGCTTCCATCGCGGAGGCCGTCAGCAGCGGGCAGAGACCGAAGGCGAGATTGGCGGCGCTCCAGATCTCGGTGCAGGCCGCGTTGATCGCGAGCGGCAGGCCCTGGCCGCCGAAATCTTCCGGACCGGACACCGCGTTCCAGCCGCCGTCGGTCCAGCGCTTGTAGGCGTCGGGCCAGCCCGGCGCGGTCGTGACCTTGCCGTCCTCGAGCTTGATGCCGTGCTCGTCGCCGACCTTGTTGAGCGGCGCCAGCACGTCGGTTGCGAATTTCCCGGCTTCCTCCAGCACGGCCGCGGCAATGTCCGCGTCGAAATCGCCGTAATGGCCGGCTTCCACTGCGGCCTTGAGGCCGGCGCCATGGTTGAGCGACAGCAGCATGTCAGAAATCGGCGCGCGGTAGGTCATGGCTCACTCCCGTGGACATCATTGGCGCCGTATTCCCACGAAACGGGGGCGGTCTCAATGGCCGGTGGATGGGGATGACGCAGCTCCGGGGCGGAGTTACCGGGTCCTATAATAAAGTGAGGCGGGCGGATGGTCCGCCCCGTGTGGTATTTTGCCTCTCCAGGCGGTTGAAATGCCGCGCCGCTCCCTATAGACCGGCAGCGACCGAAGGGAATCCGCGGCAGCTCGATCTGCCGCCGTTCGCCCGGTCTTCAGTTGGGGCGTAGCCAAGCGGTAAGGCAGCGGATTTTGATTCCGCCATTCGGAGGTTCGATCCCTCCCGCCCCAGCCAGATTGCCCGGGCAGCCTGAAATCACTCACGAAACCGGCCTGGCTGGGGAGCTGCTGCACAGCTCTGCGACACATTGCTGCTGCACAGGGTGTGTTTTGCAATGGCCGTCCACATCTTTCGCCGTGATGCCGTGTATTACTGGCGGCGCCGACGGCCCCGCGCGCTTGCCAATATCCTGGATCGCCAGCATGTTTTTCTGAGCCTCCGAACGACCAGCCCTGTCGTGGCGCGTCGGATGGGGGCTCAGCTTGACCTGATCCTGGAAGATGCCGCGATGCTTGCCGAGAGTGCCGACCTGAACCTGTCACGGTCCCAAATTGAGACAATGCTCCGCGGCGTCGTCGATCAACATCTGACGAAGCTCGATCGGGTCGCGCACGCCGCCAAGCGCTCGGCCGGTTTTGACTTCGAGCGTGAACGGATGGCCGACAAGCGGGCCTTCTGGAGCTATTCCCTGCTCGATGCTCAGGGCGTAGCCGCCGTCGTACGCCCGGAGGATCGCATCCGGATGGCTGCCGACGGACTGTCCGAATCCGATATCGAGGCCGTACAACATCATCTGATGACGCTCCGCTTCCAGGATATCGTCCCGACCAATCAGCATATCCTTCGGCGCATGGTCGACGCCGTCGGTGCCAGCCCGACGGCAATGAACATCGACGTCGCGCAGGGGACGTACTTCCGCGGAATGAAGCTTGCGCTGGCCAAGGTCGATCGCCGCTACGGAGGCAGCCGCGTCGAGGATCACGGCTTTGTGGATCGCATGCTCCTCGCCAAGAGCGATCCACCGAAGCCGATTTTGGGGCCGGAGGCCGCCAGCCGGGTCCGGCAAAGCGATCCACCGGCAACTGAGGATCGTTCCGCGCACTCCGTGCCCATGGCGCGTTTCTCAGAGTTCACAGAGCAACTCATCCTGCAGCACGCCAGAGACGGTCATTGGGACGAGAAGACCCAGCGGCAGGCGAGAAGCATTTCAAACTTGCTCGTCAAGTTCATGCTCCAGGACCAGCACGTCGAGAGCATCGAGACCCTGCGCCAACATCACATGGGGAAGTTCGTCGACTTCCTCCGATCAGACATTTACCAGAACTACGGCAAATCTCCGAAGGATGAAGGCCGGAGCATCGCCGAACTCCGCGCCATCGCCCGGGAGCGCCCCGCGAGCAAACGCGGGATCGCCGGCGACACGCTCAATCGTCACCTCACGTTCCTTGCTCAAATCTTCCGGCACGCAGTTGCGCGCGGCGTTGGCACCCTCGCGGAGATCGACCTCCTCGCACTTCGCTCGAAAGGCAAGAAGAAGCGTGCGCGCGACGAGAGGCCCAAGCTGCCGTTCGAGCAGGCTGCAGCCATCTTCCGGACGCCTCCCTTCAACAATTGCGCCGCTTGGGATCGCTTGAACGAACCGGGACCGGATGGTCTGCGCCAGCTTTTTCACTGCGCGCTCTATTTCGTCCCGATCCTCATTTACTACACCGGCTGCCGTCGCGAAGAGCTGTGCGGGCTGATGGTGGATGACGTCATCCTCGACAATGGCGCAATTCCTTACCTCCACATTGCCAAGAACGAGCGGAGGCGGGTCAAGAACCCTCAGTCGCAGCGAAATATCCCGTTGCATAGTGAGGTGCTGCGGCTGAATTTCGTCGCCTATGTCAAGGCTATCAAAGCGCTCGGCTACAAGCTGCTCTTCCCCGATCTTTACTCCCCCTCCAGCCGATCCCCGCTGGGCGACCGCTTCTACAAGGAGTTCAAACCAATTCTGGTGTCCGTCGGAGTGACCGAGAAGGGACTGGGCTCTCACGCGGTCCGTCACCTGTTCGGTGCCCAGCTCAAAAAGAAGCTGGTGACGGAAGAGGATCGCGCCGATCTGCTTGGTCATGGCGGCGATAGCGAGACCAGCGAGCGCTATTGCGAACCGCATGAAATCGCGACCCTCTTGAAGTTCGTGGAGAAGCTGCCGGTGGTGACCTTCGACTTGGAGCCCCAGGAAGTGCAGCTGCTACCGTGGGTGCTGAAGAAGGAAGTTGCGCCGTTTTCTCAGCCGTCGCGGTCGAAGCGTAGGGATTCATAAGAGGGGCGCCGGATAGCACTAGCCCGCGACTGATAGAGTATCGAACAAATGCTCATCAGTCTCGAGGCAAAGGGCTGGTCGGGCCAACAAGTCCCGTCGCATCGTGACGGCTATCTGCGGGCCCGCAGGCGTACCGCCGTGCGTATATCCTGCATATCAACGCGGCCCGCGAGCAGTGTCTGACGAAAGGTCTGGAAAATCGGCGCACTGTGTTCTTCGTCTTCGATGGTGAGGATCAACGAAAACGGGATACCCTCGGCTGGAAAGGTCGCTTCCGCCCGTACCACGCTTTCCACTTCAAGCCGCCATTCCGCCGAATTGCCAACCCCGCCGCTGAAATCCGCCGCGTAGCGCTTGGTCGGCCACCACTTCAGGCCATGATCGATGAGGCTGCGCTCGGGGATGGTCAGCTTGCCGGTGCGCGGCAGGAAAGCTTGAGAAATTTGGTCGTGATAGCTCGGCTTGCCGTCGCTCCGATCGACCGGCTGGCGCTGCCGAAGATGGGCGCTGAGATTCACCCGCACGAATTCGGACCCGAAGGCCTGGTTGATCGGCGCATCATAGACGAGCGTCATTTTGACGAGGCCCCGGCAGGCGCGCGTGGCGGCATCCACCAGCGCCGCAGGCCACTGGAAATCAAACCTGAGGATCGCGGGTTTCTGCTCGCCGGCGGTGAGTCGGCTTTCGAAGACCATGGTGATGGCATGGTCTTCCGTTTCCAGCATGGCAGTCGCCGAGGAAGGCCGGCCAAACCCGACGAACTGCCGGGCGACATCCCGCAGGCGGGGCGAGGCGAGCGGCGCGGGAAGCGTCGCGTTATGGATAAGAAAGGCCCGCAAGGTGCGGGGCGCCAGCCGTTCCC comes from Bradyrhizobium sp. CCGE-LA001 and encodes:
- a CDS encoding enoyl-CoA hydratase-related protein, with product MPNGNIVVTEERGTRVITLRRPGKKNAITQDMYREMSRAIDTAQNNPDIRCMIITGGSGVFTAGDDIDDFLNADTSRPETLSEGAKFLYSLALNAKPIIAAVDGASIGMGTVMLFHCDYVLASNAATFSAPYIHLGLVPVGAASLLMPNTMGYQRAFAMLIMGRTFTAAEAHAAGFVNTVVSPGHTEVEARKVAREICRLPAEAVATSRKLLRTPPEELTRRIDQEGHLFGERLKSDEAVAAFNAFANRKKR
- a CDS encoding MFS transporter, translating into MIAATRIDESSLHYRGWRVVLACFIMAFFMFGFGLYGQGVYLAELQRVHGWPGTLVSAASTFSFLLTSVLVIFTDVLLARIGLRALILCGLSALGTSTVLLALMQTPWQLYLAYALMSVGWTGMGTVVIATVLNSWFEQRRGLALSLAFNGATCGGIILVPLLLSLTGSIGFRSAMLAATLAMMVLVLPVVVTFIGWPAGTLPSSGGRAPGAAAPVHSRKALLANAAFWTMVLPIAIALLAQMGFIIHQVAFLEPLIGRASAGLAVTLMAAMAIVGRLSLGLFVDRLDPRLACAASMTSQAAALFVALQSTSPTVLLACCAVYGFSIGNMITFPPLIIQREIGSSAFAAAMGLGTSISGIVSAFGPGIVGLVRSFTGNYTTAFALCVVLDLVAAGVVLWRPGRRAEIAAS
- a CDS encoding acyl-CoA dehydrogenase, with translation MTYRAPISDMLLSLNHGAGLKAAVEAGHYGDFDADIAAAVLEEAGKFATDVLAPLNKVGDEHGIKLEDGKVTTAPGWPDAYKRWTDGGWNAVSGPEDFGGQGLPLAINAACTEIWSAANLAFGLCPLLTASAMEALEAHGSDELKTIYLEKLVSGEWTGTMQLTEPQAGSDVGALRTRAEKQADGTYRIKGTKIFITYGEHDMTDNIVHFVLARLPDAPVGTKGISLFLVPKFMVNADGSLGQRNDIYASGVEHKLGMHASPTCTMTMGDHGGAIGFLIGEENQGMRCMFTMMNQARLGVGLEGVGVADRAYQQALSYAQERKQGRAVGKKGDGSDAIFVHPDVKRMLMRMRAQTAAARTICYATAVAIDVSTRAKDAKVRNDAAARAALLTPIAKGYSTDIGNEVAYLGVQVHGGMGFIEETGAAQHYRDARITAIYEGTNGIQAIDLVTRKLAANGGASVWTLLDELSATVKQVEASNDPAFGTTGTKLREALEALTRTSKWLLERVASAPNEALAGATPYLQQFGATLGGCMLASEALAAKAEGATDAARYVSLARFFAENITVQAGALERTVTESAESVAAADAVLLG
- a CDS encoding DUF6538 domain-containing protein, translating into MAVHIFRRDAVYYWRRRRPRALANILDRQHVFLSLRTTSPVVARRMGAQLDLILEDAAMLAESADLNLSRSQIETMLRGVVDQHLTKLDRVAHAAKRSAGFDFERERMADKRAFWSYSLLDAQGVAAVVRPEDRIRMAADGLSESDIEAVQHHLMTLRFQDIVPTNQHILRRMVDAVGASPTAMNIDVAQGTYFRGMKLALAKVDRRYGGSRVEDHGFVDRMLLAKSDPPKPILGPEAASRVRQSDPPATEDRSAHSVPMARFSEFTEQLILQHARDGHWDEKTQRQARSISNLLVKFMLQDQHVESIETLRQHHMGKFVDFLRSDIYQNYGKSPKDEGRSIAELRAIARERPASKRGIAGDTLNRHLTFLAQIFRHAVARGVGTLAEIDLLALRSKGKKKRARDERPKLPFEQAAAIFRTPPFNNCAAWDRLNEPGPDGLRQLFHCALYFVPILIYYTGCRREELCGLMVDDVILDNGAIPYLHIAKNERRRVKNPQSQRNIPLHSEVLRLNFVAYVKAIKALGYKLLFPDLYSPSSRSPLGDRFYKEFKPILVSVGVTEKGLGSHAVRHLFGAQLKKKLVTEEDRADLLGHGGDSETSERYCEPHEIATLLKFVEKLPVVTFDLEPQEVQLLPWVLKKEVAPFSQPSRSKRRDS